In a genomic window of Sarcophilus harrisii chromosome 4, mSarHar1.11, whole genome shotgun sequence:
- the LOC100926671 gene encoding histone H2B type 2-E, with protein MPEPAKSAPAPKKGSKKAVTKAQKKDGKKRKRSRKESYSIYVYKVLKQVHPDTGISSKAMGIMNSFVNDIFERIAGEASRLAHYNKRSTITSREIQTAVRLLLPGELAKHAVSEGTKAVTKYTSSK; from the coding sequence ATGCCTGAGCCCGCCAAGTCCGCTCCTGCCCCGAAGAAGGGTTCCAAAAAGGCCGTCACCAAGGCCCAGAAGAAGGACGGCAAGAAGCGCAAGCGCAGCCGCAAGGAAAGCTACTCCATCTACGTGTACAAGGTGCTGAAGCAGGTGCACCCCGACACGGGCATCTCCTCCAAAGCCATGGGCATCATGAACTCCTTCGTCAACGATATCTTCGAGCGCATCGCCGGCGAGGCGTCCCGCCTGGCGCATTACAACAAACGCTCCACCATCACGTCCCGGGAGATCCAGACTGCCGTGCGTCTGCTGCTGCCCGGGGAGCTGGCCAAGCACGCCGTGTCCGAGGGCACCAAGGCCGTCACCAAGTACACCAGCTCCAAGTAA
- the LOC100922659 gene encoding histone H2A type 3, with the protein MSGRGKQGGKARAKAKSRSSRAGLQFPVGRVHRLLRKGNYSERVGAGAPVYLAAVLEYLTAEILELAGNAARDNKKTRIIPRHLQLAIRNDEELNKLLGKVTIAQGGVLPNIQAVLLPKKTESHHKAKGK; encoded by the coding sequence ATGTCTGGACGCGGAAAACAGGGAGGCAAAGCTCGTGCCAAGGCGAAGTCTCGCTCTTCCCGGGCTGGCCTGCAGTTCCCGGTGGGCCGAGTGCACCGCCTGCTCCGCAAAGGCAACTACTCGGAACGGGTGGGCGCCGGCGCGCCGGTGTACTTGGCCGCGGTCCTAGAATACCTGACGGCTGAGATCCTGGAGCTGGCGGGCAACGCGGCCCGAGACAACAAGAAGACGCGTATCATCCCTCGCCACTTGCAGCTGGCCATCCGCAACGACGAGGAGCTCAACAAGCTGCTGGGCAAGGTGACCATCGCTCAGGGCGGCGTCCTGCCCAACATCCAGGCCGTGCTGCTGCCCAAGAAGACCGAGAGTCACCACAAAGCCAAAGGCAAGTAA
- the LOC100923446 gene encoding histone H3, protein MARTKQTARKSTGGKAPRKQLATKAARKSAPATGGVKKPHRYRPGTVALREIRRYQKSTELLIRKLPFQRLVREIAQDFKTDLRFQSSAVMALQEASEAYLVGLFEDTNLCAIHAKRVTIMPKDIQLARRIRGERA, encoded by the coding sequence ATGGCTCGTACGAAGCAGACCGCTCGTAAGTCTACGGGTGGCAAGGCGCCCCGTAAGCAGCTGGCTACTAAGGCTGCTCGCAAGAGTGCCCCTGCCACCGGCGGCGTGAAGAAGCCTCACCGCTACCGGCCCGGCACTGTGGCCCTGCGAGAGATCCGTCGCTACCAGAAGTCTACCGAGCTGCTCATCCGCAAGTTGCCCTTCCAGCGGCTGGTGCGCGAAATCGCGCAGGACTTCAAGACTGATCTTCGCTTCCAGAGTTCGGCCGTGATGGCTCTGCAGGAGGCGAGCGAAGCTTATCTAGTGGGGCTGTTCGAGGACACGAATCTGTGCGCCATCCACGCTAAGCGCGTAACGATTATGCCCAAAGATATCCAGCTGGCTCGCCGCATTCGCGGGGAGAGAGCTTGA
- the LOC111720951 gene encoding histone H4, translating into MSGRGKGGKGLGKGGAKRHRKVLRDNIQGITKPAIRRLARRGGVKRISGLIEETRGVLKVFLENVIRDAVTYTEHAKRKTVTAMDVVYALKRQGRTLYGFGG; encoded by the coding sequence ATGTCTGGTCGTGGTAAAGGAGGCAAAGGGCTGGGGAAGGGCGGCGCCAAGCGGCACAGGAAGGTGCTGCGGGACAACATCCAGGGTATCACCAAGCCTGCCATTCGGCGTCTGGCTCGGCGAGGGGGTGTCAAGCGTATCTCGGGGCTGATCGAGGAGACCCGCGGCGTGCTGAAGGTCTTCTTGGAGAACGTGATCCGCGACGCCGTCACCTACACGGAGCACGCCAAGAGGAAGACCGTCACGGCCATGGACGTGGTCTACGCGCTCAAGCGCCAGGGCCGCACTCTGTACGGCTTTGGCGGCTAA